The Hypanus sabinus isolate sHypSab1 chromosome 5, sHypSab1.hap1, whole genome shotgun sequence genome has a segment encoding these proteins:
- the LOC132394243 gene encoding claudin-23-like, producing MRTPLVMILGLVLAPAGFVLILTCTVAPAWRDVAEIPTGATVDEVHHQGLWEICRSVASVRSLSCDLQDDVYFADQIVRIAKGLTIASLVVSAGGILLASFGVRCWTEPPRPAIVGVAGLILVAGGILILIPVSWYTDQLNQIPNTVGGNKLTVGYAAVLGFIGGGLIIIGGFALMFSFGMLRKSKSPALKNYHARSTTQPADKHQTGIASPISVINVPPANTSSAPPWDTDF from the coding sequence ATGCGGACCCCGCTGGTGATGATCTTGGGCTTGGTTTTAGCCCCCGCCGGATTTGTGTTGATTCTCACCTGCACCGTGGCTCCCGCCTGGAGAGACGTCGCCGAAATCCCTACCGGAGCTACTGTGGACGAGGTGCACCATCAGGGGCTCTGGGAAATCTGCAGGTCCGTGGCGTCGGTGCGATCGCTGTCCTGCGACCTACAGGACGATGTCTACTTTGCCGATCAAATCGTCAGGATCGCCAAAGGACTGACCATTGCCTCTCTGGTGGTGTCGGCGGGTGGCATCCTGCTGGCGTCCTTTGGGGTGCGTTGCTGGACGGAGCCGCCCCGACCAGCCATCGTCGGAGTGGCAGGGCTCATCCTAGTGGCCGGCGGTATCCTGATCCTCATCCCGGTCTCCTGGTATACGGATCAACTCAATCAAATCCCCAACACTGTTGGTGGCAATAAGCTGACGGTCGGATACGCCGCAGTCCTGGGATTCATTGGAGGAGGCCTAATCATTATTGGCGGATTTGCTCTCATGTTTAGTTTTGGCATGTTACGGAAAAGCAAGAGTCCAGCGTTAAAGAATTATCACGCGAGGAGCACAACCCAGCCCGCCGACAAACATCAAACTGGGATTGCCAGCCCAATCTCTGTTATAAACGTTCCACCTGCCAACACCAGCTCGGCACCTCCCTGGGATACCGATTTCTGA